The Terriglobales bacterium sequence GCGTCGCTCAGGCCGCCTGCCTCAGGGAAGACGGCAAGCTGGTTTCCCTCGAGCGGCCTTTGGGTGAAGACATCCAGCGTAACGAACGGCAATGTGCGCATAATGGAATACCCTTTCGTTGCAACATGCTTAGATTGATCAACTGCGGCTTGGAATTCAAAAAATCTTCAGGGCCTGTGTTGTAGCGCCGGCGTCCCGCCGGCTGTCGTGTGGGCATCCTGCCCACGCAGCGCCCAGCCAAGAGCCAAAAGCTAAGAGCTGCTTCCCACGACTTGTATCCAACCCTCTCCATCGAGTATCCTAATCACTTGGGACGGAGATAACATGACCCACATGTGCTGCTGCTGTTGCTGTTGTTGTGACCGGCAGCCGATGTGTGGGTAAACGCGATCTTAAAGTTTTCTGACCCACCCGGAAGCCAAAAACGGGTGGGTTTTCTATTTTGTGCCCAGCCGGTTCGCGAACCGCTTCCGGGGCATTTCAAGTTTAAAGATTAGGAGAATAAAAATGAGTACCGACGTTCAAACCCCAGTCCGCTTGCCGCGTATCAACGAGCCGGCGCCGGAATTCGAGGCCAAATCAACCCACGGCGTCATCAAGCTGAGCGATTACACCTCCAAGGGAAAGTGGGTCCTGTTGTTCTCGCACCCCGCCGACTTCACCCCCGTGTGTACCACCGAGTTCGTGGAGTTCTCCCGCCGCTTCGATGAGTTCGAGAAGCGCAACGTCCAGTTGATCGGAGTTTCCATTGACAGCATCTATTCGCACATCGCCTGGGCGCGCAACATCGAGCAGAATTTCAACGTGCAGGTGAAGTTCCCGGTCATCGCTGATCTTGATCAAAAGGTCGCGCGTTCTTATGGCATGGTGCATGAAGCCGTCAGCGACACCGCCGCCGTGCGCGCCGTCTTCTTCATCGATCCCAAGGGCAACGTGCGGGCGCTGCTGTATTATCCGCTCTCCCTGGGCCGCAACATCGAGGAGATTCTGCGCGTGTTCGACGCCCTGCAAACCGCCGAAGCCAACGCCTGCGCCACACCGGCGAACTGGAAGCCGGGCGAGGCAGTGATCGTGCCCGCGCCCCTCACCCAGGCCGACGCTGCCACGCGCGTGAACTCGAGCAACGGCTACGAGGTCAAAGACTGGTATTTCAGCAAGAAAAAGCTGGCGGAAGTAAAGAAGTAGTCAGCACCCAGCATTCAGCCCCGCGAGTCATCAACAGATTCGTGGGGGCCTTCTCTTGTCCCAATCAAAATAAAAAATCATTTAAGATATCAAGTTTGCTCCATTGGCTGCGTACTGAGTACCGAGTACTGACTACTGAGTACTAATTATGGAAGCGCATGGGGTCCGGTGACCCTTCCGGTCTTCAAAACCGGTGAGCGGCGGTTTCCCGTCGCTGGTCGGTTCGACTCCGACACGCTTCCGCCAATCATTTTCAATCGTTTCCTTGTACGCGCGAAACACCATGTGCAGATCCGCATGGCGAGTGGGTCAGCGTAGCTGCAGTTTCCAAATCTCGAACTTGGTTTGTGCTTTTTGGCCGGGCTGGAAGATGCGGTAGGCGAAGGCGACGCTGCCGTCTGCGGGAGAGACGTTCACCGCTTCCATGGGCGTGGGCGTGATCGTAGGCGTGGGCGTGTCCGCAGGCGTGGTGAGCAAATCACCGGTGTTCTTTTTGCTGTCCGCGCCCAACAGGCGGAGTCCGTTGCCGCGCTGATCCGTTGTCAGGAGCCAACGGTCGTCAGAGGTGAAAGAGAGCGAGTTCCCCAACGTGGCTTGAATGTAGTTTTCTCCTATGGCCGTGGAGTAGTCGTAGGCGTAGCGCACGATTTGCTGCCCCTTGTCGAGGTCCCAGACGAATACACTTCCTTCCGAGGTGCTGGCGGCCAACCGTGGATGGTGATGCGCAAATGCTACTGAGCCGACGACGACACGTGCTGGGACCTCTCCGAGACGAGAGGTTCCTATCACCGACTGGTCCACCGAGAAGGTGCGAACCAGATTCAATTCCGGGACTTGCCACAGCTTCACCGTGCCATCGCGCCCGGCGGTGGCCAGCAGGTCTCCGTTCGGGCTGAACGCCACCTCCTGGATGGGACCATTTTCGTGCGCCCTCTCCACCTGGTGGATGATTTCTTTAGTCGAAGGATCCACGAGGTAGAGGGCCGGCATTCCTCCAACCGCGATCAGGGTTCCCGCGGGGTTGAAGCTGACGCATTGGGGCCACAAGATATTGTCGACACTGCCAAGCCGTTCGCCCGTAGTGGGATTCCAGAGGAGCAGATGGCCC is a genomic window containing:
- a CDS encoding peroxiredoxin, whose amino-acid sequence is MSTDVQTPVRLPRINEPAPEFEAKSTHGVIKLSDYTSKGKWVLLFSHPADFTPVCTTEFVEFSRRFDEFEKRNVQLIGVSIDSIYSHIAWARNIEQNFNVQVKFPVIADLDQKVARSYGMVHEAVSDTAAVRAVFFIDPKGNVRALLYYPLSLGRNIEEILRVFDALQTAEANACATPANWKPGEAVIVPAPLTQADAATRVNSSNGYEVKDWYFSKKKLAEVKK